A genomic region of Ammospiza nelsoni isolate bAmmNel1 chromosome 3, bAmmNel1.pri, whole genome shotgun sequence contains the following coding sequences:
- the KCNF1 gene encoding potassium voltage-gated channel subfamily F member 1, whose amino-acid sequence MAGDSRFPDVDSDGSVKSEEMEIVVNVGGVRQVFYGDNLNQYPETRLAELVNCLSGGYDSIFSLCDDYDPGKREFYFDRDPDAFKCIIDVYYFGEIHMKKGICPICFKNEMEFWKVDLQFLDDCCKAHLSEKKEELEEIARRVQLILDDLGVDASESRWKKCQKCIWKFLEKPESSYPARVIAVLSFLFILISSVVMCVGTIPDLQVVDAEGNRMEHPTLDSIETACIGWFTMEYVLRLISSPNKLHFALSFMNIVDVLAILPFYVSLTLTHLGAKLMELSNVQQAVQALRIMRIARIFKLARHSSGLQTLTYALKRSFKELGLLLMYLAVGIFVFSALGYTMEQSHPETLFKSIPQSFWWAIITMTTVGYGDIYPKTTLGKLNAAISFLCGVIAIALPIHPIINNFVRYYNKQRVLETAAKHELELMELNSAEGKAAGSRSELEDLSRESKEGPFYSSRIKVSHSDTFIHLLSEEKHHRTRLQSCK is encoded by the coding sequence ATGGCAGGTGACTCTAGGTTTCCAGATGTGGACAGTGATGGATCAGTAAAAAGTGAAGAAATGGAGATTGTAGTCAATGTCGGCGGAGTAAGGCAGGTGTTCTACGGAGATAACCTGAACCAGTACCCAGAGACACGGCTGGCAGAGCTGGTCAATTGTTTATCGGGGGGATACGATAGCATATTTTCCCTCTGTGATGACTATGATCCTGGAAAGAGAGAGTTTTACTTTGACAGAGATCCAGATGCTTTCAAATGCATTATTGACGTGTACTACTTTGGGGAAATTCACATGAAGAAAGGAATATGCCCCATATGTTTCAAGAATGAAATGGAATTTTGGAAAGTGGATCTGCAATTTTTGGATGACTGCTGCAAAGCTCACCTAAGTGAAAAAAAGGAGGAACTGGAAGAAATAGCCCGAAGGGTGCAACTCATTCTGGACGACTTGGGAGTAGATGCCTCAGAAAGTCGCTGGAAAAAGTGCCAAAAATGCATCTGGAAATTTCTGGAGAAACCAGAATCATCCTATCCAGCTAGAGTGATTGCTGTACTGtcctttctgtttattttgatCTCCTCTGTTGTGATGTGTGTGGGGACCATCCCAGACCTGCAGGTGGTAGATGCAGAGGGGAACCGTATGGAGCACCCGACCCTGGACAGCATCGAGACCGCCTGCATAGGCTGGTTCACCATGGAGTACGTGCTGAGGCTGATCTCCTCTCCCAACAAACTCCACTTTGCCCTCTCTTTCATGAACATTGTTGATGTGCTAGCAATACTTCCTTTCTACGTCAGCCTGACCTTGACCCACCTGGGAGCCAAGCTGATGGAGCTGAGCAATGTCCAGCAGGCTGTCCAGGCGCTGCGCATCATGAGGATCGCGAGGATTTTCAAGCTCGCACGGCATTCCTCAGGGCTCCAGACCCTAACCTATGCCCTGAAACGCAGCTTtaaggagctggggctgctcctcatgTACTTAGCTGTTGGAATATTTGTCTTTTCTGCCCTAGGTTATACCATGGAACAAAGTCACCCCGaaactttatttaaaagcaTCCCTCAATCATTTTGGTGGGCAATCATTACCATGACCACAGTTGGATATGGAGACATTTACCCTAAAACAACACTAGGAAAACTGAATGCTGCCATCAGTTTTCTTTGTGGAGTGATAGCGATCGCcctccccatccatcccatcattAACAACTTTGTCAGGTATTACAACAAACAGAGAGTTTTAGAAACAGCTGCCAAACATGAATTGGAGCTGATGGAACTAAACTCTGCTGAGGGGAAAGCCGCAGGCTCCAGAAGTGAACTGGAGGATCTTTCAAGGGAAAGCAAAGAGGGTCCTTTTTATAGCAGCCGGATAAAAGTCTCCCACAGTGACACCTTTATTCATCTCCTGTCAGAAGAGAAACACCATAGGACCAGGCTTCAAAGCTGCAAATAA